The following proteins come from a genomic window of Solwaraspora sp. WMMA2065:
- a CDS encoding FAD-binding oxidoreductase, protein MVSRRTALRAGAVAGLVPAVGLIGRPATAVPTPAEEPTRTPAEQPTQVRPQDPDIGPGAGRDDRPWRDLPDRQWVELQGQLSADATLYRPGGASYEALSIPYNHRYANVQPAAILTPGTPDDVAVAVSWAHDVGMPLVPRSSLGHNYAGYSTTTGLLMVMSRLRGIEVTPNRWPAPPRRYGSVEVTDDAGTITVQAGVVNADLLPILRDQGVFVPAGRCPTVGVAGLVLGGGIGFSDKMFGLTCDRLVSTEVVLADGTVTACDETNDPDLFWACRGGAGNNFGVNTSFTFRYVQLQGLVSFFRFRWSAASVTPAMLALQDVATAYRSDRRLDCRIGAGTTLAAGEQQVYADALGQFYGTVDELTEILEPVLRVGTPAEREANRDGVRAVSPAEASVLLSANTPAQQFAVKSAALPESLNRRQLQAVLDGLHRWPGSRNPDGAGIALFCLGGQVNEVQPDATAFVHRDVTFIMAAEATWADDDPPEVAVANELWLTEFFDEVFAGHPPAGAYQNLPDPHLADWRHAYYGGNYPRLVEVKRKYDPTGFFTYPQGIGSCGAVDGYANQWCPR, encoded by the coding sequence ATGGTGAGCAGACGTACGGCGTTGCGGGCAGGCGCGGTCGCCGGGCTGGTCCCAGCGGTCGGTCTGATCGGGCGACCAGCCACGGCCGTACCGACGCCGGCCGAGGAGCCGACGCGTACCCCGGCCGAACAACCGACGCAGGTCAGGCCCCAGGACCCGGACATCGGGCCCGGCGCTGGCCGGGACGATCGTCCGTGGCGGGATCTGCCGGACCGGCAGTGGGTCGAGCTGCAGGGGCAGCTGTCGGCGGATGCCACCCTGTACCGCCCCGGCGGGGCGAGCTACGAGGCACTCAGCATCCCGTACAACCACCGGTACGCCAACGTGCAACCAGCCGCGATCCTGACACCCGGCACACCCGACGACGTCGCGGTGGCAGTCAGCTGGGCACATGATGTCGGGATGCCGCTGGTGCCCCGGTCCAGCCTCGGCCACAACTACGCCGGCTACTCCACCACGACCGGCCTGCTGATGGTGATGAGCCGGCTGCGGGGGATCGAGGTCACGCCGAACCGTTGGCCGGCACCGCCGCGGCGGTACGGGTCGGTCGAGGTCACCGACGATGCCGGCACCATCACCGTGCAGGCCGGCGTGGTCAACGCCGACCTGCTGCCGATCCTGCGCGACCAGGGTGTCTTCGTCCCCGCCGGACGGTGCCCGACGGTCGGTGTGGCCGGGCTGGTGCTCGGCGGCGGGATCGGCTTCAGCGACAAGATGTTCGGCCTGACCTGTGACCGGCTGGTATCGACCGAGGTGGTGCTGGCCGACGGCACGGTGACGGCCTGCGACGAGACCAACGATCCGGACCTGTTCTGGGCCTGCCGGGGCGGCGCCGGCAACAACTTCGGCGTCAACACCTCGTTCACCTTCCGCTACGTACAGCTGCAGGGTCTGGTGTCGTTCTTTCGGTTCCGCTGGTCGGCGGCCAGCGTCACCCCGGCCATGCTGGCCTTGCAGGACGTCGCGACCGCCTACCGCAGCGATCGGCGCTTGGACTGCCGCATCGGTGCCGGCACCACGCTGGCCGCCGGCGAGCAGCAGGTGTACGCCGACGCGCTCGGCCAGTTCTACGGCACCGTCGACGAGCTGACCGAGATCCTCGAGCCGGTACTGCGCGTCGGGACGCCGGCCGAACGTGAAGCCAACCGGGACGGCGTCCGGGCGGTGTCGCCGGCCGAGGCGAGCGTGTTGCTGTCGGCGAACACCCCGGCGCAGCAGTTCGCGGTCAAGTCGGCGGCGCTGCCCGAGTCGTTGAACCGGCGGCAACTGCAGGCAGTGCTCGACGGCCTGCACCGGTGGCCGGGCAGCCGCAACCCGGACGGGGCCGGGATCGCGTTGTTCTGCCTGGGTGGGCAGGTGAACGAGGTACAGCCGGACGCCACCGCGTTCGTGCACCGCGACGTCACCTTCATCATGGCCGCCGAGGCGACCTGGGCAGACGACGATCCGCCGGAGGTCGCCGTCGCCAACGAACTCTGGCTGACCGAGTTCTTCGACGAGGTGTTCGCCGGCCACCCTCCGGCGGGGGCGTACCAGAACTTGCCGGATCCCCACCTGGCCGACTGGCGACACGCCTACTACGGCGGGAACTACCCGCGGCTGGTCGAGGTCAAGCGCAAGTACGACCCGACCGGCTTCTTCACCTACCCGCAGGGCATCGGGTCCTGCGGCGCCGTCGACGGCTACGCCAACCAGTGGTGTCCCCGCTGA
- a CDS encoding beta-galactosidase: protein MTLPDVAKIPYGGDYNPEQWPEDVWKDDYRLFDAARIDTVTVGVFTWGLTQPGPGVYDFSTLDRIVERAVTEGRQICLATGTGAHPAWIARAHPDVTRVDFEGRRHRFGQRHNSCPSSPTYRRLATELARRVAHRYARTPGLVAWHVNNEYGGACYCELCAANFRLWLRERYGSLDALNAAWYTTFWSHTFTEWGQIEPPSALTEHWRGPDHTAFQGITLDYLRFMSDAMLANFVDEKAAIRESSPDTPVTTNFMGMYRPIDYHRWAEHLDFASWDNYPPDDRSAARMAFTHDLIRGLKGGQPFWLMEQTPSVTACRDVNPLKRPGVMRLWSWQAVAHGADAVLFFQMRAGRGASEKYHGAVIGHAGRSDTRVFTEVAELGAELAQLGGVTLGARTPARVAVLFDWDSWWALEISDGPSRLVRYQQVVLAYHRALWDAGVDVDVAPVTAELTGYDVVVAPALHMVKDDLAARLEGVAQRGGTVLATYLSGRVDENDQAFLADVPGPLAQLMGIRIDEWDAREADVVNPVTLAADGARSVVSAATLLFELVIPQGAEVIGTYQADFYAGTPAVTRNRFGAGEGWYVAAGLDLAGVFWVVRRILDRHGLLGPYAHVPDLESAVRVAPDGTRIRFLLNHGEEQVELPACAAGVDLLTGERVTAGAPLRLDRYGVLVLREDT, encoded by the coding sequence GTGACGCTGCCCGACGTCGCGAAGATCCCGTACGGCGGGGACTACAACCCGGAGCAGTGGCCCGAGGACGTCTGGAAGGACGACTACCGGCTGTTCGACGCGGCCCGGATCGACACCGTCACGGTCGGCGTCTTCACCTGGGGGCTGACCCAGCCCGGTCCCGGTGTCTACGACTTCTCCACCCTGGACCGCATCGTCGAGCGGGCGGTCACCGAGGGCCGGCAGATCTGCCTGGCCACCGGCACCGGAGCGCATCCGGCCTGGATAGCCCGTGCCCATCCCGACGTCACCCGCGTCGACTTCGAGGGCCGCCGGCACCGGTTCGGCCAACGGCACAACTCCTGCCCCAGCTCACCGACGTACCGCCGACTCGCCACGGAGCTGGCCCGGCGGGTCGCGCATCGCTACGCGCGCACCCCCGGCCTGGTCGCCTGGCACGTCAACAACGAGTACGGCGGTGCCTGCTACTGCGAGCTGTGCGCCGCCAACTTCCGGCTCTGGCTGCGCGAGCGGTACGGCAGCCTCGACGCGCTCAACGCCGCCTGGTACACCACCTTCTGGTCGCACACCTTCACCGAGTGGGGGCAGATCGAGCCGCCGTCGGCGTTGACCGAACACTGGCGCGGGCCCGACCACACCGCGTTCCAGGGCATCACCCTCGACTATTTGCGGTTCATGTCGGACGCGATGCTGGCGAACTTCGTCGACGAGAAGGCGGCGATCCGCGAGTCCAGCCCGGACACCCCGGTGACCACCAACTTCATGGGCATGTACCGGCCGATCGACTACCACCGGTGGGCCGAGCATCTCGACTTCGCCTCCTGGGACAACTACCCACCCGACGACCGGTCGGCGGCCCGGATGGCGTTCACCCACGATCTGATCCGCGGGTTGAAAGGCGGCCAGCCGTTCTGGCTGATGGAGCAGACGCCGAGCGTCACCGCCTGCCGCGACGTCAACCCGCTGAAACGGCCCGGCGTCATGCGGCTGTGGAGCTGGCAGGCGGTGGCGCACGGCGCCGACGCGGTGCTGTTCTTCCAGATGCGCGCCGGCCGGGGGGCCAGCGAGAAGTACCACGGGGCGGTCATCGGCCACGCCGGCCGATCCGACACCCGGGTCTTCACCGAGGTCGCTGAGCTGGGTGCGGAGCTGGCGCAGCTCGGCGGCGTGACGCTCGGTGCCCGCACCCCGGCCCGGGTGGCGGTGCTTTTCGACTGGGACAGCTGGTGGGCGTTGGAGATTTCCGACGGTCCGTCCCGGCTGGTCCGCTACCAGCAGGTGGTGCTCGCCTATCACCGGGCACTGTGGGACGCGGGGGTGGACGTCGACGTGGCGCCGGTGACCGCCGAGCTGACCGGCTACGACGTCGTGGTGGCCCCGGCTCTGCACATGGTCAAAGACGATCTCGCCGCCCGCCTGGAGGGGGTCGCCCAGCGGGGTGGCACCGTGCTGGCAACGTATCTCTCCGGGCGGGTCGACGAGAACGATCAGGCGTTCCTGGCCGATGTGCCGGGGCCGCTGGCCCAACTGATGGGGATCCGGATCGACGAATGGGACGCCCGGGAGGCCGACGTGGTCAACCCGGTCACCCTGGCGGCGGACGGTGCCCGGTCGGTCGTCTCCGCCGCCACGCTGCTGTTCGAGCTGGTCATCCCGCAGGGCGCCGAGGTGATCGGCACCTACCAGGCCGACTTCTACGCCGGCACGCCGGCGGTCACCCGCAACCGGTTCGGCGCCGGCGAGGGGTGGTACGTCGCCGCCGGGCTCGACCTGGCGGGGGTTTTCTGGGTGGTACGCCGAATCCTGGACCGGCACGGACTGCTCGGCCCGTACGCACACGTGCCGGATCTGGAGTCGGCGGTACGGGTCGCGCCGGACGGCACCCGGATCCGGTTCCTGCTCAACCACGGCGAGGAGCAAGTGGAGCTGCCGGCCTGTGCCGCCGGGGTCGACCTGCTGACCGGGGAACGGGTCACCGCCGGTGCGCCGCTGCGCCTGGACCGGTACGGCGTACTCGTGCTCCGCGAGGACACCTGA
- a CDS encoding xylan 1,4-beta-xylosidase: MTRIAVPQQGTGTLPDAWRACVGTGRLDLALRSDYQESLALVQREIGFRYIRGHGLLSDGVGIHRPYEHAGRRGVHHSFTYADQIVDTYLDLGIAPFIELGFMPGALASGDQTVFWWRGNVTPPRCESEWADLVRATIGNLVDRYGLAQVRSWPIEVWNEPNLDIFWQGADQAAYHRLYEVTAHAVKEVDADLQVGGPAISPGADEWLVPFAEYVTDRDVPIDFVSRHAYTSGPAQHVPFGTYQTLMPAGHLLEQFASPRKHLAGTALADLPVHITEFNSSYRPDNPVHDTAFHAAYLAPVVAAGGDLVDSFSYWTFSDVFEEVGIPAAIFHGGFGLLTHRQIRKPTYHLYAFMARMGRQVLARGADHLITRDDDTGRVTVLAWAPVDVADVTAAPDRHTVDLSVPATAPAGSVFLLRSSVSDDAGNAWRAWCELGRPRSPRPAQLDALRTAAEPARTHRSLPVVDGRVDVDLTLTRHEVTLVEITPVVDETPPWCDDRRLLGQGGRDE, encoded by the coding sequence ATGACCCGGATCGCCGTACCGCAGCAGGGCACCGGCACCCTGCCAGACGCCTGGCGGGCCTGCGTCGGCACCGGCCGGCTCGACCTCGCGCTGCGCAGCGACTACCAGGAGTCCCTGGCGCTGGTCCAACGGGAGATCGGCTTCCGCTACATCCGGGGGCACGGGCTGCTCAGCGACGGCGTCGGCATCCACCGACCGTACGAACACGCCGGCCGACGCGGCGTGCACCACTCGTTCACCTACGCCGACCAGATCGTCGACACCTACCTCGACCTCGGCATCGCCCCCTTCATCGAGCTCGGCTTCATGCCCGGAGCACTCGCCTCCGGCGACCAGACCGTCTTCTGGTGGCGCGGCAACGTCACCCCGCCCCGCTGCGAGTCCGAGTGGGCCGACCTGGTCCGGGCCACGATCGGCAACCTCGTCGACCGGTACGGCCTGGCGCAGGTCCGCAGCTGGCCGATCGAGGTGTGGAACGAACCCAACCTGGACATCTTCTGGCAAGGCGCCGACCAGGCCGCCTACCACCGGCTGTACGAGGTGACCGCGCACGCCGTCAAGGAGGTCGACGCCGACCTGCAGGTCGGCGGGCCGGCGATCTCACCCGGTGCTGACGAGTGGCTGGTGCCGTTCGCCGAGTACGTCACCGACCGCGATGTGCCGATCGACTTCGTCAGCCGGCACGCGTACACCTCGGGGCCGGCCCAGCACGTGCCGTTCGGCACCTACCAGACCCTGATGCCCGCCGGCCACCTGCTGGAACAGTTCGCCAGCCCGCGTAAACACCTGGCCGGCACCGCCCTGGCCGACCTGCCGGTGCACATCACCGAGTTCAACTCCTCCTACCGGCCGGACAACCCGGTCCACGACACCGCGTTCCACGCCGCCTACCTGGCCCCGGTCGTCGCGGCCGGCGGCGACCTGGTCGACTCGTTCTCCTACTGGACGTTCAGCGACGTCTTCGAGGAGGTCGGCATCCCGGCCGCGATCTTCCACGGCGGCTTCGGTCTGCTCACCCATAGGCAGATCAGAAAACCCACCTACCACCTGTACGCGTTCATGGCCCGGATGGGCCGTCAGGTGCTCGCCCGGGGCGCCGACCACCTGATCACCCGCGACGACGACACCGGCCGGGTCACCGTGCTGGCCTGGGCGCCGGTCGACGTCGCCGACGTCACGGCGGCACCGGACCGGCACACCGTCGACCTGTCTGTCCCGGCCACCGCACCAGCCGGCTCGGTGTTCCTGCTGCGCTCGTCGGTCAGCGACGACGCCGGCAACGCCTGGCGGGCCTGGTGCGAGCTCGGCCGCCCCCGCTCACCCCGGCCGGCGCAGCTCGACGCGCTGCGTACCGCCGCCGAACCGGCCCGCACCCACCGCTCGCTGCCGGTCGTCGACGGCCGGGTCGACGTCGACCTGACCCTGACCCGGCACGAGGTCACCCTGGTCGAGATCACCCCGGTGGTCGACGAGACGCCGCCGTGGTGCGACGATCGGCGGCTGCTCGGGCAGGGCGGCCGCGATGAGTGA
- a CDS encoding extracellular solute-binding protein has protein sequence MFQRSRHRHAAVAAGVLALTLGIAACGSDGDTETADLDGNRVGAMESYGLGDQFTATEALSFSLLYNNHPNYQIDKEWMFWDELTERTNVSLETVEVPLSDYEQKRGLLIGAGDAPFIIPKTYPGQESAYVSSGAILPISDYVDLMPHFQDKVAKWNLQGDIDSLRQQDGKYYLLPGLHEDVWTDYTIAVRTDILAELGLEEPATWDEFRDMLRAMKAAYPEVYPMSDRWSIPTPLGALQNIIGPSYGYDTMGGWGYQNASFNRQAQEFVFTGTMPEYKEMVEFLHSLVAEGLFDPESLTQDDDTAIQKLATGKSFVISTNAQTLVNDYRPALAQNNPNATIAKITRPDSPVGSVKAGSRLENGIMISSKARESENFVAMMQFIDWLWYSDEGQEFAKWGVEGVTYTKDAADKWVLDSDIDFIGINPDASKHLQKDFGFSNGVFAYGGTTELLQSTFSEEELKFQEAMGQKETLPVSPPRPFSGEEREQATLWETPLKDYVQQQTLQFILGQRDLSEWDAYVAEVEGKNAQQYIDLVNGAYQRYQEEHG, from the coding sequence ATGTTCCAACGATCTCGGCACCGCCACGCAGCGGTCGCCGCCGGCGTCCTTGCCCTCACACTCGGTATCGCCGCCTGTGGCAGCGACGGCGACACCGAGACAGCGGACCTGGACGGCAACAGGGTCGGAGCCATGGAGAGCTACGGCCTCGGTGACCAGTTCACCGCCACCGAGGCGCTGAGCTTCTCGCTGCTCTACAACAACCACCCCAACTATCAGATCGACAAGGAGTGGATGTTCTGGGACGAACTGACCGAGCGCACCAACGTGTCGCTCGAAACGGTCGAGGTGCCGCTGAGCGACTACGAGCAGAAGCGAGGCCTGCTGATCGGCGCCGGCGACGCGCCGTTCATCATCCCGAAGACCTACCCCGGCCAGGAATCGGCGTACGTCTCCAGCGGAGCGATCCTGCCGATCAGCGACTACGTCGACCTGATGCCGCACTTCCAGGACAAGGTCGCCAAGTGGAACCTGCAGGGTGACATCGACTCGCTGCGCCAGCAGGACGGCAAGTACTACCTGCTGCCCGGTCTGCACGAGGACGTCTGGACCGACTACACCATCGCCGTACGCACCGACATCCTCGCCGAGCTCGGCCTCGAGGAGCCGGCCACCTGGGACGAGTTCCGGGACATGCTGCGGGCGATGAAGGCCGCGTACCCGGAGGTCTACCCGATGTCGGACCGGTGGAGCATCCCCACCCCGCTGGGCGCGCTGCAGAACATCATCGGCCCGTCGTACGGCTACGACACGATGGGCGGCTGGGGTTACCAGAACGCCTCGTTCAACCGGCAGGCCCAGGAGTTCGTCTTCACCGGCACGATGCCGGAGTACAAGGAGATGGTGGAGTTCCTGCACTCGCTGGTCGCCGAGGGTCTCTTCGACCCGGAGAGCCTGACCCAGGACGACGACACCGCGATCCAGAAGCTCGCCACCGGCAAGTCGTTCGTCATCAGCACCAATGCGCAGACCCTGGTCAACGACTACCGGCCGGCGCTGGCACAGAACAACCCGAACGCCACCATCGCCAAGATCACCCGGCCGGACAGCCCGGTCGGCTCGGTCAAGGCCGGCTCCCGCCTGGAGAACGGAATCATGATCTCCAGCAAGGCGCGGGAGAGCGAGAACTTCGTCGCGATGATGCAGTTCATCGACTGGCTCTGGTACTCCGACGAAGGCCAGGAGTTCGCCAAGTGGGGAGTCGAAGGCGTCACCTACACCAAGGACGCCGCCGACAAGTGGGTCCTCGACTCCGACATCGACTTCATCGGAATCAACCCCGACGCCAGCAAGCACCTGCAGAAGGACTTCGGCTTCAGCAACGGGGTGTTCGCCTACGGCGGCACCACCGAACTGCTGCAGTCGACCTTCTCCGAAGAGGAGCTGAAGTTCCAGGAGGCGATGGGGCAGAAGGAGACCCTGCCGGTCTCGCCGCCGAGGCCGTTCAGCGGGGAGGAGCGCGAGCAGGCCACCCTGTGGGAGACCCCGTTGAAGGACTACGTCCAGCAGCAGACCCTGCAGTTCATCCTCGGCCAGCGTGACCTGTCCGAATGGGACGCCTACGTCGCCGAGGTCGAGGGCAAGAACGCCCAGCAGTACATCGACCTGGTCAACGGGGCGTACCAGCGATACCAGGAAGAGCACGGCTGA
- a CDS encoding carbohydrate ABC transporter permease, translating into MTVDASRKLFQPTRRRPRRPDDTRGYQIFRAVNGIILTGVVIVTLYPFANIVARSLSDEGYIRSGQVNIIPRGFNLDTYRLVMSDSMFWTNYRNTIVYTVTATVISIVLTTCYAYVLSKKDLKGRGALVGIAVFTMFFSGGLIPNYVLITSLGLKNSIWAIVLPNAINVFNLLVMKAFFESLPTELEEAAAVDGLNTYGILWRIVIPLSKAIIATMVLFYAVSFWNSWFTAFLYMDRSELFPVTVYLRNLIAGATTATSTGSSSDSLAQAAANIQAVTIILTVLPIIMVYPFIQRYFVSGIMLGAVKG; encoded by the coding sequence GTGACCGTCGACGCCTCCCGCAAGCTGTTCCAACCGACCCGACGCCGCCCCCGACGGCCCGACGACACCCGCGGCTACCAGATCTTCCGGGCGGTCAACGGCATCATCCTGACCGGCGTCGTGATCGTCACGCTCTACCCGTTCGCCAACATCGTCGCCCGATCGCTCAGCGACGAGGGCTACATCCGATCCGGCCAGGTCAACATTATCCCGCGCGGGTTCAACCTGGACACCTACCGGTTGGTGATGTCCGACTCGATGTTCTGGACCAACTACCGTAACACCATCGTCTACACGGTCACCGCCACCGTCATCTCAATCGTGCTAACCACCTGCTACGCCTACGTTCTGTCCAAAAAGGATCTGAAGGGTCGGGGCGCGCTGGTCGGTATCGCCGTCTTCACCATGTTCTTCTCCGGTGGCCTGATCCCCAACTACGTGCTGATCACCAGCCTCGGGCTGAAGAACAGCATCTGGGCGATCGTGCTGCCGAACGCGATCAACGTGTTCAACCTGCTGGTCATGAAGGCCTTCTTCGAAAGCCTGCCAACCGAGTTGGAGGAAGCTGCCGCCGTCGACGGGCTCAACACGTACGGCATCCTCTGGCGCATCGTCATCCCGCTGTCAAAGGCGATCATCGCCACGATGGTGCTCTTCTATGCGGTCTCGTTCTGGAACTCGTGGTTCACCGCGTTCCTCTACATGGACCGCTCCGAACTCTTTCCGGTGACCGTCTACCTGCGCAATCTGATCGCCGGGGCAACCACCGCGACCTCCACCGGAAGCAGCAGCGACAGCCTCGCCCAGGCAGCCGCGAACATCCAGGCCGTCACCATCATCCTGACCGTACTACCGATCATCATGGTCTATCCATTCATTCAGCGTTACTTCGTGTCGGGCATCATGCTCGGCGCGGTCAAGGGGTAG
- a CDS encoding ABC transporter permease subunit, whose product MSTPSTVDASPQAQVPLPPVGDLPRRGRSRTRTWRRALRRDWQLYSLVVLPLVFFLIFRYLPMLGNVIAFRRFQPGGSVFGEYWVGLRYVRMFLADPTFWQVFTNTLILGTLTLVVVFPLPIVLALLLNEVRARRVKRFVQSVSYLPHFLSIVIVAAMVMQILSVDGTVNSIIRAFGGDAIPFLQQPGWFRTIYVSSEVWQTVGWGTILYLAALTTIDEDLYEAARIDGANRWRQTWHVTLPGIRPTMITLLILNIGTFMAVGFEKILLLYNPLTYPTADVISTYLYRMGVVSSNFSYAAAIGLFEALIGLTLVLSANLIARRTVGTSLW is encoded by the coding sequence ATGAGCACACCCAGCACGGTCGATGCGTCGCCGCAGGCGCAGGTGCCCTTGCCGCCGGTCGGCGACCTACCGCGACGCGGCCGGAGTCGGACCCGTACCTGGCGGCGGGCGCTGCGCCGCGACTGGCAGCTCTACTCACTGGTCGTCCTGCCGCTGGTCTTCTTCCTGATCTTCCGCTATCTGCCGATGCTGGGAAACGTCATCGCGTTCCGCCGGTTCCAGCCCGGCGGCAGCGTCTTCGGTGAGTACTGGGTCGGCCTGCGCTACGTCCGGATGTTCCTCGCCGACCCCACGTTCTGGCAGGTCTTCACCAACACCCTGATCCTCGGCACGCTCACCCTGGTCGTGGTGTTTCCACTGCCGATCGTGCTGGCCCTGCTGCTCAACGAGGTCCGCGCCCGCCGGGTGAAGCGGTTCGTCCAGTCGGTGTCCTACCTGCCGCACTTCCTGTCGATCGTGATCGTCGCGGCGATGGTGATGCAGATCCTCTCGGTCGACGGCACGGTCAACTCGATCATCCGGGCGTTCGGCGGTGACGCGATCCCGTTCCTGCAGCAGCCGGGCTGGTTCCGCACCATCTACGTCTCCTCCGAGGTGTGGCAGACCGTCGGCTGGGGGACGATCCTCTACCTGGCCGCCCTCACCACGATCGACGAGGACCTCTACGAGGCGGCCCGGATCGACGGGGCGAACCGGTGGCGGCAGACCTGGCACGTGACGCTGCCCGGCATCCGGCCCACCATGATCACCCTGCTGATCCTCAACATCGGCACCTTCATGGCGGTCGGCTTCGAGAAGATCCTGCTGCTGTACAACCCGCTGACCTACCCCACCGCCGACGTCATATCGACGTACCTCTACCGGATGGGTGTCGTTTCCAGCAACTTCAGCTACGCCGCCGCCATCGGCCTGTTCGAGGCGCTGATCGGGCTGACCCTGGTGCTGTCCGCCAACCTGATCGCCCGTCGCACGGTGGGGACAAGCCTGTGGTGA
- a CDS encoding LacI family DNA-binding transcriptional regulator, which translates to MTEAPPLPPAPSTPTPVPTTDPPSPTTIATIADEVGVSITTVSKVLNGKADVAPQTRARVEASLARHQYRRRARRPPIRHDQIDLVFHEFDSLWAMEIIHGVETIASAAGIGLNLTQLGGRHSPSEDWLDGAVVRRPLGVLFVLCHLTERQQELLARQLIPFVVIDTDSATSASVPTVGSNNWNGGLIATRHLLQLGHRRIAIISGPRDVLCAQARTAGFRSAHDEAGLPVAADLVRHGDFYVDAGFAHGMALLDRPDRPTAIFAGSDMQALGVLRAARQLGLDVPHDLSVIGYDNVPVAAWTVPALTTVNQPLRDMAGTAAQMLLDLARGAELSTSRIDLVTELVIRESTAPPPPA; encoded by the coding sequence ATGACAGAAGCGCCGCCGCTGCCCCCAGCACCGTCGACTCCCACACCCGTCCCGACCACCGACCCGCCGTCTCCGACGACCATCGCCACCATCGCCGACGAGGTCGGCGTCTCGATCACCACCGTATCCAAGGTTCTCAATGGTAAGGCAGACGTGGCGCCGCAGACCCGGGCCCGGGTGGAGGCCAGCCTGGCCCGGCACCAGTACCGGCGGCGGGCCCGACGCCCGCCGATCCGGCACGACCAGATCGACCTGGTCTTCCACGAGTTCGACTCACTCTGGGCGATGGAAATCATCCACGGGGTGGAGACCATCGCCAGCGCCGCCGGCATCGGTCTCAACCTGACCCAGCTCGGCGGCCGGCACAGCCCGTCGGAGGACTGGCTCGACGGCGCGGTGGTCCGGCGCCCGCTCGGCGTGCTCTTCGTCCTGTGCCACCTCACCGAGCGGCAGCAGGAACTACTCGCCCGCCAGCTCATTCCCTTCGTGGTGATCGACACCGACAGCGCCACGTCGGCGTCAGTGCCGACCGTCGGATCCAACAACTGGAACGGCGGGCTGATCGCCACCCGGCACCTGCTGCAGCTCGGGCATCGACGGATCGCCATCATCTCCGGGCCACGGGACGTACTGTGCGCTCAGGCCCGTACCGCCGGATTCCGGTCGGCCCACGACGAGGCCGGCCTGCCGGTCGCGGCCGACCTTGTCCGGCACGGCGACTTCTACGTCGACGCCGGCTTCGCCCACGGGATGGCACTGCTGGACCGCCCGGACCGGCCGACCGCGATCTTCGCCGGATCCGACATGCAGGCGCTGGGCGTGCTCCGGGCAGCCCGCCAACTCGGCCTGGATGTCCCACACGACCTGTCGGTGATCGGGTACGACAATGTGCCGGTCGCCGCCTGGACGGTGCCCGCGCTGACCACCGTCAACCAGCCGCTGCGCGACATGGCCGGCACCGCCGCGCAGATGTTGCTGGACCTGGCCCGCGGTGCCGAGTTGTCGACCAGCCGCATTGACCTGGTCACCGAGTTGGTGATCCGGGAGAGTACCGCCCCGCCACCGCCTGCCTGA
- a CDS encoding acetylxylan esterase → MPSFDLPLPQLATYNPSVVEPADFAMFWKSTLDDAASREVLIDVRLEPTDLRLLDTWQVTLRGFGGDPVNAWYTRPAGVDRPLPAVVEYLGYGRGRGLPHERLIWPVAGYAHLLMDTRGQGDQYGNGGDTPDPHPATAGGPGPVTRGILDPADYYYRRLITDAVRAVAAVRALPGVDPSRVVAAGNSQGGGLALAVAGLVDDLAALICTAPFGCHWQRAIEITDNEPYGDIARYLAVHRDAEPAVRRTLSYFDGVLFARTAVAPAHFGIGLRDTTCPPSTVFAAYNQYGAGNGRLEPPAREIHPYPFNGHEGGESEQVRRQLRWLHELFH, encoded by the coding sequence ATGCCCTCGTTTGATCTGCCGTTGCCGCAACTTGCGACGTACAACCCATCTGTGGTCGAACCAGCCGACTTCGCGATGTTCTGGAAGTCGACCCTGGACGATGCCGCCAGCCGTGAGGTGCTGATCGACGTCCGCTTGGAGCCAACGGACCTGCGCCTACTGGACACCTGGCAGGTGACGTTGCGCGGGTTCGGCGGCGACCCGGTCAACGCCTGGTACACCCGCCCGGCCGGGGTGGACAGGCCGCTGCCGGCGGTCGTCGAGTATCTCGGCTACGGGCGGGGCCGGGGCCTGCCGCATGAACGGCTGATCTGGCCGGTCGCCGGCTACGCGCACCTGTTGATGGACACCCGCGGCCAGGGCGACCAGTACGGCAACGGCGGGGACACCCCGGATCCGCACCCCGCCACGGCCGGCGGCCCCGGGCCGGTGACCCGGGGGATCCTCGACCCGGCCGACTACTACTACCGCCGGCTGATCACCGACGCGGTCCGCGCGGTGGCTGCGGTGCGTGCGCTGCCCGGCGTCGATCCGTCCCGGGTGGTCGCGGCCGGCAACAGCCAGGGCGGCGGGCTCGCCCTGGCGGTCGCCGGCCTGGTCGACGACCTGGCCGCGCTGATCTGCACCGCGCCGTTCGGCTGCCACTGGCAGCGGGCGATCGAGATCACCGACAACGAGCCGTACGGCGACATCGCCCGGTACCTCGCCGTGCACCGCGACGCCGAGCCGGCGGTACGCCGCACCCTGTCCTACTTCGATGGAGTGTTGTTCGCCCGCACCGCGGTGGCTCCGGCGCATTTCGGTATCGGGCTGCGCGACACCACCTGCCCACCGAGCACGGTTTTCGCCGCGTACAACCAGTACGGCGCCGGAAACGGGCGTTTGGAGCCACCGGCTCGGGAGATTCACCCGTATCCGTTCAACGGCCACGAAGGCGGTGAGTCGGAGCAGGTCCGCAGACAGTTGCGCTGGCTGCACGAACTGTTCCACTGA